CGCTACGGTGGGAAGTGCTGATCCTTTTTTATTTATTTCTCTCATTTCAGCTCCCTTGGCAAATTCAGTTATGCCTGACAGCAGTCCAAGTAAATGTGAAATCGTCTGAGCCCTCGTCAATCGTCATACAAAGCTCTACAGACAAACCCTGAGCAGAAAAGCTCAGATAAGAAACATCCCCGCAGAGAATCTCTGTATAGTCGCTGCTTAGCTGCTGAAGCGTCCCGAAAACTACATCCCCATGTTCAACAAAGAACTCGTCATTACTGTTCAGATAGTATTTTGCGTATTTATCTGGCCAGTAGGGCGGGTCTGTATGGTCGGAATAGTAATAGAGGGTTAATGTTTCTCCGTCGTCTTCTATTGTGATATTTCTAAGGCTTGCTTTTCTGCAAGTGCCGTTAAATGCCTTTCTTACTTTAACTACTCCCTCTGCTGTCTCCCCGAAGATTCGGCGGAAGGTCTTGTCCAGCCCGGAGTACTGATTTGCTATAACATTATTAACTGCCATAACAATAACTGAAATTATCGCAAGCGAAATGGTTACTTCTACAAGTGTAAAGGCCTTGCTTTTTCTGCTTGATTTTGTTGGCTTAAGTCTCATTTTTATGCCTTCCAATCTAAGGCTTCAATGAAGGCACTCTGTGATGCCCACATAATCTCTTGACTTCCAGTAGCCTCCGTCCAGATTGTTTGCCCAGCCTACTCTAACATTGAGATACTTGTAGCCGTCTATGTATTTGTAGGAGAGAGCCACGCGGAACTTGGTCCCATTGATTGTGATCTTGTAGTAGGGGAAGATATCGTATGATATTGTAAATCCCGCAGGGATCCCAGGCCCGAAATAAGCCCCGGAGACGCTCACATCCCCGCAGTCCATAATCGAATCCGAGAGGTCTTGCGCAGGGTTGAATTCCAGCGTTCCTCCCTGTCCCTGCCAGCTCTCCATAACAGCAGACCCCAGCATACAGCCCTCAAGCTGGCACTGTGAGCGGTAGGAATCTATCGCAGAGTAGTAATCAAATTTCATCGTTCCCATTACAGCGATTAAAAGGACAGCAGAAGAAATCGTGGCTTCAACTATAGCAAAGCCTTTTCTGTTGGTATTATATTTTTTCATTTTTGCTGCTCCTTAAACCCTAAGATATCAATGAGAAGTAAAGGGGTGAGAATAGCCTCACCCCAAAAGATTTCTATTTTTTTAACCCGAGGTAGCTGCGGTTTCAGTCCAAGCGCCGTCTTGATCGAGCGTAATTTGGGAATAGTTCGAAGGTGCGTCCGTCTTAGACGGAGTGCAGGTTATTGTGAATGTCAATGGATCCATTGAAGAAACGGTCATAGAGTAGTCTTCATCTGCGAAGTAAGTTCCTTCCAGATCCCCGTCCGCAAAGCCTAACTCTGTTGCACCTTGGCCGAAAATAGCCGTAGCAGCATCTCCGTTAGGACCTTTCTCTGCGTGGTAAGCACGGATAGCAGTTGCAACTGTACCCATAGCTGCCTTTGCCTCAGACCACTTGGCCGAATCCACACGGCCCCTCATCAGCGGCACTGCAACAGCAGCCAAGATTGCGACGATCAATACTACGATCATCAGTTCGATTAATGTGAAACCTTTTGCCTTCATAAGTTCACCTCTTAAAAAATGATACATCAGTTAAAAATTCTCAATCTACACTCTGCAGATTATTCTCTATACATCGGACATGGTGAATACCGGCAGGTAAAGCGCTATCACTGTTACCAGCACAAGCGAGCCCACCAGCATCATCATTACAGGTTCTATCATCTTTGTCATAGCTTTTATTGAGCCCTCAAGCTGCCTTTGAAACTGTTCGCTGGTCTTGTCGAATACGTTTGACAGCGAACCGCTCTGTTCGCCAACTTGAGCCATTTTTATCACCAGATTGGGAAACATTTCAGTAGATTCGATTGCCGAGGAGATGTTGTCTCCCTCTTCGATTCGCTTTTGTATGTTGGTGATTGATTCTCTTATAATATCGTTGCTGTTCATAGCCTTGATTATCTCAAGAGTTTCCAGCACAGACACTCCAGACATAAACAGAGTTGATGTTGTCTGGCAGAAAGTGGTTATGAACGAGTTTATTATTATGTTGTTGAAAAAGGGCAGCCTTAAAACAAGCTTGCTCAGATTTCTGTGCCCATTGATTGTTTTGCTGTAAAAATGCCCCGAAATCCACAAGGCAATGATTATTAGTCCCATCCACCAGATATTTCTGGAAATG
This window of the Sedimentisphaera salicampi genome carries:
- a CDS encoding prepilin-type N-terminal cleavage/methylation domain-containing protein translates to MRLKPTKSSRKSKAFTLVEVTISLAIISVIVMAVNNVIANQYSGLDKTFRRIFGETAEGVVKVRKAFNGTCRKASLRNITIEDDGETLTLYYYSDHTDPPYWPDKYAKYYLNSNDEFFVEHGDVVFGTLQQLSSDYTEILCGDVSYLSFSAQGLSVELCMTIDEGSDDFTFTWTAVRHN
- a CDS encoding type IV pilin protein, producing MKAKGFTLIELMIVVLIVAILAAVAVPLMRGRVDSAKWSEAKAAMGTVATAIRAYHAEKGPNGDAATAIFGQGATELGFADGDLEGTYFADEDYSMTVSSMDPLTFTITCTPSKTDAPSNYSQITLDQDGAWTETAATSG